The following proteins come from a genomic window of Blastococcus sp. HT6-30:
- the glpX gene encoding class II fructose-bisphosphatase: MSLPLPDGPLPSTTAGHGFANDRPAPDRNLALELVRVTEAAAMAAGRWVGRGDKNGGDAAAVDAMRALIGTVRMKGVVVIGEGEKDEAPMLYNGEQVGDGQGPECDVAVDPIDGTTLMAKGMPNAIAVMAVAERGAMYDPSAVFYMEKLATGPAAADVVDITAPVGENIRRIAKAKKSSVGDVTVCILDRPRHEQLVQEVRDAGARIKFITDGDVAGAIAAAREGTGVDLLLGIGGTPEGIITACALKCMGGALQGRLWPKDDDERQKALDAGHDLDRVLHIDDLVHGDVFFVGTGITDGELLRGVRYSAGGCTTQSLVMRSRSGTIRSIDSLHSLEKLRAYSAVPFDRN; the protein is encoded by the coding sequence GTGTCGCTGCCCCTTCCCGATGGCCCCCTCCCCTCGACGACGGCCGGGCACGGCTTCGCCAACGACCGCCCCGCACCCGACCGGAACCTGGCGCTGGAGCTGGTGCGCGTGACCGAGGCGGCCGCGATGGCGGCCGGGCGCTGGGTCGGCCGCGGCGACAAGAACGGCGGTGACGCCGCGGCGGTCGACGCGATGCGCGCGCTCATCGGCACGGTGCGCATGAAGGGCGTCGTCGTCATCGGTGAGGGCGAGAAGGACGAAGCGCCCATGCTCTACAACGGCGAGCAGGTCGGCGACGGCCAGGGGCCGGAGTGCGACGTCGCCGTCGACCCGATCGACGGCACCACGCTGATGGCCAAGGGCATGCCGAACGCGATCGCGGTCATGGCCGTCGCCGAGCGGGGTGCCATGTACGACCCGTCGGCGGTCTTCTACATGGAGAAGCTGGCCACCGGCCCGGCCGCGGCCGACGTCGTCGACATCACCGCGCCGGTCGGGGAGAACATCCGCCGCATCGCCAAGGCCAAGAAGAGCTCGGTCGGCGACGTCACCGTCTGCATCCTCGACCGGCCGCGCCACGAGCAGCTGGTGCAGGAGGTCCGGGATGCCGGCGCCCGCATCAAGTTCATCACCGACGGCGACGTCGCCGGTGCGATCGCCGCCGCCCGCGAGGGCACGGGCGTGGACCTGCTGCTGGGCATCGGCGGCACCCCGGAGGGGATCATCACCGCCTGCGCGCTCAAGTGCATGGGCGGCGCGCTCCAGGGCCGGCTGTGGCCCAAGGACGACGACGAGCGGCAGAAGGCCCTCGACGCGGGCCACGACCTCGACCGCGTGCTGCACATCGACGACCTGGTGCACGGCGACGTCTTCTTCGTGGGCACCGGCATCACCGACGGCGAGCTGCTGCGCGGGGTCCGGTACAGCGCCGGCGGCTGCACGACCCAGTCGCTGGTCATGCGCTCCCGCTCGGGCACGATCCGCTCGATCGACAGCCTGCACTCGCTGGAGAAGCTGCGCGCCTACTCCGCGGTGCCCTTCGACCGGAACTGA
- a CDS encoding DNA recombination protein RmuC, translating to MDAASLLLGLLLGALLGAAITLGVVTLQARRRPEDAGLEPVHESLDHLHRLLAGMERARATAHGELREQMGSVGQASAQLKHETAALVTALRTPHVRGRWGEVQLRRVVEVAGLLEHCDFVEQPAGTNDEGAGVRPDLVVTLADGRQVIVDAKVPFTGYIEAVQAEDRAVRAERVAMHARQLRAHVDALSARRYPTAFRPAAPFTVLFVPSDGFLTTALEAEPGLLEYGFARDVVLATPSTLLALLRTVAYSWRQERLARDADQVLEVGRRLHARLSTLSGHLTRLGSALSTTLSRYNETVGSYERSVLTAARRFDDLGIAESPVPEPVEVEATIRTLRPADDFGRPDVAGQERDGTSG from the coding sequence ATGGACGCCGCTTCCCTGCTCCTCGGGCTCCTCCTCGGCGCGCTGCTGGGTGCCGCGATCACCCTCGGCGTCGTCACGCTGCAGGCCCGCCGGCGGCCGGAGGACGCCGGGCTCGAACCGGTGCACGAGTCACTGGACCACCTGCACCGGCTGCTGGCCGGCATGGAGCGGGCCCGCGCCACCGCCCACGGGGAGCTGCGCGAGCAGATGGGCAGCGTAGGTCAGGCGTCCGCGCAGCTGAAGCACGAGACGGCGGCGCTGGTCACCGCCCTGCGCACGCCGCACGTCCGGGGCCGCTGGGGCGAGGTGCAGCTGCGGCGGGTGGTGGAGGTCGCCGGGCTGCTCGAGCACTGCGACTTCGTGGAGCAGCCGGCCGGCACGAACGACGAGGGCGCCGGCGTCCGCCCCGACCTCGTCGTCACCCTGGCCGACGGGCGGCAGGTGATCGTCGACGCCAAGGTCCCGTTCACCGGCTACATCGAGGCCGTGCAGGCCGAGGACCGGGCGGTGCGGGCCGAGCGCGTCGCGATGCACGCCCGCCAGCTGCGCGCCCACGTCGACGCGCTGTCCGCCCGGCGCTACCCGACCGCCTTCCGCCCGGCGGCGCCCTTCACCGTCCTGTTCGTGCCGTCCGACGGCTTCCTCACCACCGCCCTGGAGGCGGAGCCGGGGCTGCTCGAGTACGGGTTCGCCCGCGACGTCGTCCTGGCGACGCCCAGCACGCTGCTGGCGCTGCTGCGCACCGTGGCCTACTCCTGGCGGCAGGAGCGGCTGGCGCGCGACGCCGACCAGGTGCTCGAGGTGGGCCGCCGCCTGCACGCCCGCCTCAGCACGCTGTCCGGGCACCTCACCCGTCTGGGCTCGGCCCTGTCGACGACGCTGAGCCGCTACAACGAGACGGTGGGCTCCTACGAGCGCTCGGTGCTGACCGCCGCCCGGCGGTTCGACGACCTCGGCATCGCCGAGTCGCCGGTACCCGAGCCGGTCGAGGTGGAGGCGACGATCCGCACCCTCCGGCCCGCCGACGACTTCGGTCGGCCGGACGTCGCCGGGCAGGAGCGCGACGGAACGTCCGGCTGA
- a CDS encoding DUF6542 domain-containing protein, with the protein MATASTAGAWQGGRRPERPHPARAPRASSGDERTGRPSRPPVPAPGRAAERLRAAEHGYAHDRYARPPAGTRRQEPVGGRPAAARAAQESSRGRTASPDGARESRLRGSVAVLGVFLLTLAGCAVDSFVGMGLGMITLVTLSAGISIATLLVRKRDLLSVVVAPPLVFTLVAVANISLAPSATLNLPTMATLLVRGFPTMAVATAVAVVLSLVRLVTRR; encoded by the coding sequence ATGGCCACGGCGAGCACGGCAGGCGCATGGCAGGGCGGCAGGCGCCCCGAACGGCCGCACCCCGCACGGGCACCGCGCGCCTCCTCCGGCGACGAGCGCACCGGCCGCCCGTCGCGCCCACCCGTGCCGGCGCCCGGCCGGGCCGCTGAGCGCCTCCGCGCCGCTGAGCACGGGTACGCCCACGACCGCTACGCGCGGCCGCCCGCCGGCACCCGCCGGCAGGAACCGGTGGGCGGCCGACCCGCCGCCGCGCGGGCGGCCCAGGAGAGCAGCCGGGGTCGCACCGCCTCCCCCGACGGCGCCCGGGAGAGCCGCCTCCGCGGCTCGGTCGCCGTCCTCGGGGTCTTCCTGCTGACCCTCGCCGGCTGCGCCGTCGACTCCTTCGTCGGCATGGGCCTCGGCATGATCACGCTGGTCACCCTGTCGGCCGGCATCTCGATCGCCACCCTGCTCGTCCGGAAGCGGGACCTGCTCTCCGTCGTCGTCGCGCCGCCGCTGGTGTTCACGCTGGTCGCCGTGGCCAACATCAGCCTCGCCCCCTCGGCGACGCTGAACCTGCCGACCATGGCCACGCTGCTGGTCCGCGGCTTCCCGACCATGGCCGTCGCCACCGCCGTCGCCGTGGTGCTGTCCCTCGTGCGGCTGGTCACCCGCCGCTGA
- a CDS encoding NlpC/P60 family protein gives MVATSALLIPAALALLLPGAQAPGGTGSALDPTTLALTARSALLEQADRYQRLAGEAALRRTRLTDALTAEQAAREELATRQQAVGAGAADLYRADAIGRYPVLGLDLHDAEATPGVLYQQALADRAGADRSADVVQAARSAARLEAAVARVADARAAVVAADRRAADVLSAVRAEVDDLSPEVSGRLAALGTVRAAGAQQERNAAATRRWQEYLGRLATGGIAPPPAAALTDLTSLPAGMSPALDADGRPVPGVAWAVIGSEPVTVLPAETVAAVSNALSQLGKPFLPGTAGPETYDCGGFTAASWLLAGYALPGSPEAQWASGPAVPARDVQVGDLVFSPGGQDVGIYVGDGDVVGASAASYQVAVRAMAAGSSAVRVTAPAPGAVNPALPAGGGTGACGAPLPQPGPVSPRWGGWENGRIPAEALCRLGIAGHALRCDAAASYARLDAAFTEEFGVPLRITDSYRSLGAQVAAFYAKPGLAAVPGASNHGWALAVDLGGGVNVAGTPQWTWMTANAGRFGFVQPGWASPGGEKPEPWHWEYGYIS, from the coding sequence GTGGTCGCGACCAGCGCGCTGCTCATCCCCGCTGCGCTGGCCCTGCTGCTGCCCGGGGCGCAGGCTCCCGGCGGCACCGGCTCCGCGCTCGACCCGACGACGCTGGCGCTCACCGCCCGCAGCGCACTGCTGGAGCAGGCCGACCGCTACCAGCGGCTGGCCGGCGAGGCCGCCCTGCGGCGTACCCGGCTCACCGATGCGCTCACCGCCGAGCAGGCCGCGCGCGAGGAGCTCGCCACCCGGCAACAGGCCGTCGGCGCCGGAGCGGCCGACCTCTACCGGGCCGACGCCATCGGCCGCTACCCCGTGCTGGGGCTCGACCTGCACGACGCCGAGGCGACCCCCGGCGTGCTGTACCAGCAGGCCCTCGCCGACCGCGCCGGGGCGGACCGCTCGGCCGACGTCGTCCAGGCCGCCCGCAGCGCCGCCCGGCTCGAGGCCGCCGTGGCCCGCGTGGCCGATGCGCGTGCCGCCGTGGTTGCCGCCGACCGGCGCGCCGCCGACGTCCTGTCCGCCGTGCGGGCCGAGGTCGACGACCTCAGCCCGGAGGTGTCCGGTCGGCTCGCCGCCCTGGGCACCGTCCGAGCCGCCGGCGCACAGCAGGAACGCAACGCCGCGGCGACGCGCCGCTGGCAGGAGTACCTCGGCCGGCTCGCCACCGGCGGCATCGCGCCGCCCCCCGCGGCCGCACTGACCGACCTCACGAGCCTCCCCGCCGGCATGTCCCCGGCGCTCGACGCCGACGGCCGGCCCGTGCCGGGGGTGGCCTGGGCGGTCATCGGGAGCGAGCCGGTGACCGTCCTCCCCGCCGAGACGGTGGCTGCCGTGAGCAACGCCCTCTCCCAGCTGGGCAAGCCCTTCCTGCCGGGCACCGCCGGGCCGGAGACCTACGACTGCGGTGGGTTCACCGCGGCCTCCTGGCTGCTCGCCGGGTACGCGCTGCCGGGCAGTCCCGAGGCGCAGTGGGCCTCCGGCCCGGCGGTGCCCGCCCGGGACGTGCAGGTGGGCGACCTGGTCTTCTCCCCCGGCGGCCAGGACGTCGGCATCTACGTCGGCGACGGCGACGTCGTCGGCGCCTCCGCGGCGTCCTACCAGGTGGCCGTGCGGGCGATGGCCGCCGGCTCGTCGGCCGTGCGGGTCACCGCGCCCGCACCCGGCGCAGTCAACCCCGCGCTCCCCGCCGGCGGCGGGACCGGCGCGTGCGGCGCCCCGCTGCCGCAACCCGGCCCGGTGAGCCCCCGGTGGGGCGGCTGGGAGAACGGCCGCATCCCCGCCGAGGCGCTGTGCCGGCTCGGCATCGCCGGCCACGCGCTGCGCTGCGACGCGGCCGCCTCCTACGCCCGGCTGGACGCGGCGTTCACGGAGGAGTTCGGCGTCCCCCTGCGGATCACCGACTCGTACCGGTCCCTCGGGGCGCAGGTCGCGGCGTTCTACGCCAAGCCGGGGCTCGCCGCCGTCCCGGGGGCGTCCAACCACGGCTGGGCACTGGCGGTCGACCTCGGCGGCGGGGTCAACGTCGCCGGCACGCCGCAGTGGACCTGGATGACCGCCAACGCCGGCCGCTTCGGGTTCGTGCAGCCCGGCTGGGCGAGCCCCGGTGGCGAGAAGCCCGAGCCGTGGCACTGGGAGTACGGCTACATCTCCTGA
- a CDS encoding citrate synthase, with the protein MTETASTPDVALRWPGGELPLPVKTGTEGADGIDTSKLLATTGKVALDIGFVNTAACTSAITYIDGDAGILRYRGYPIDQLAGQSSFLEVTYLLIYGELPSADQLATFDQKLRRHTLLHEDLKQFFNGFPRDAHPMPVLSSAVSALSTFYQDSLDPFDEEHVEITTLRLLAKLPTIAAYAYKKSVGQPFLYPDNSLGLVENFLRMTFGFPAEPYDVDPDLAKALDMLFVLHADHEQNCSTSTVRLVGSSHANLFASVSAGINALFGPLHGGANQSVLEMLEAIRADGGDIPRFVERVKNREPGVKLMGFGHRVYKNYDPRAAIVKSTADTVLDKLGGNNELLDLARQLEEIALNDEFFIQRKLYPNVDFYTGLIYQAMGFPTRMFTVLFAIGRLPGWIAQWREMIADPTTKIGRPRQLYTGATERDYVPVDAR; encoded by the coding sequence ATGACCGAGACAGCGAGCACCCCAGACGTAGCCCTGCGCTGGCCGGGCGGCGAGCTCCCGCTCCCCGTGAAGACGGGGACGGAGGGCGCCGACGGCATCGACACCAGCAAGCTGCTGGCGACGACCGGAAAGGTCGCCCTCGACATCGGCTTCGTGAACACCGCCGCCTGCACGTCGGCGATCACCTACATCGACGGTGATGCCGGGATCCTGCGCTACCGCGGCTACCCGATCGACCAGCTCGCGGGGCAGTCCAGCTTCCTCGAGGTCACGTACCTGCTGATCTACGGCGAGCTGCCCAGCGCCGACCAGCTGGCGACCTTCGACCAGAAGCTGCGGCGGCACACGCTGCTGCACGAGGACCTGAAGCAGTTCTTCAACGGCTTTCCGCGCGACGCGCACCCGATGCCGGTGCTCTCCTCGGCGGTCAGCGCGCTGTCGACCTTCTACCAGGACTCGCTGGACCCCTTCGACGAGGAGCACGTGGAGATCACCACGCTGCGCCTGCTCGCGAAGCTGCCGACGATCGCCGCGTACGCGTACAAGAAGTCGGTCGGCCAGCCGTTCCTGTACCCGGACAACTCCTTGGGCCTGGTGGAGAACTTCCTCCGCATGACCTTCGGGTTCCCGGCCGAGCCCTACGACGTCGACCCCGACCTCGCCAAGGCGCTGGACATGCTGTTCGTCCTGCACGCCGACCACGAGCAGAACTGCTCCACCTCGACGGTCCGGCTGGTCGGCTCCTCGCACGCCAACCTCTTCGCCTCCGTGTCCGCGGGCATCAACGCGCTCTTCGGCCCGCTGCACGGCGGCGCCAACCAGTCGGTGCTGGAGATGCTCGAGGCCATCCGGGCCGACGGCGGGGACATCCCGCGCTTCGTCGAGCGGGTGAAGAACAGGGAGCCCGGCGTCAAGCTCATGGGCTTCGGGCACCGGGTGTACAAGAACTACGACCCCCGCGCGGCCATCGTGAAGTCGACGGCCGACACCGTGCTGGACAAGCTCGGCGGCAACAACGAGCTGCTCGACCTCGCGCGCCAGCTCGAGGAGATCGCGCTGAACGACGAGTTCTTCATCCAGCGCAAGCTCTACCCGAACGTCGACTTCTACACCGGGCTGATCTACCAGGCGATGGGCTTCCCGACGCGGATGTTCACCGTGCTGTTCGCGATCGGCCGGCTGCCCGGCTGGATCGCGCAGTGGCGGGAGATGATCGCCGACCCGACGACGAAGATCGGGCGCCCCCGGCAGCTCTACACCGGCGCGACCGAACGGGACTACGTACCCGTCGACGCCCGCTGA
- a CDS encoding 4-hydroxy-3-methylbut-2-enyl diphosphate reductase encodes MADQRGRVLLADPRGYCAGVDRAVVAVERALEIHGAPVYVRKQIVHNKHVVATLERRGAIFVDETDEVPEGSVVVFSAHGVSPAVHQEAAARQLHTIDATCPLVTKVHQEAKRFARDDYDILLIGHRGHEEVEGTSGEAPAHIQLVDGPEDVANVQVRDPEKVVWLSQTTLSVDETLATVDQLKNRFPGLQSPPSDDICYATQNRQQAVKKMAGECDLVLVVGSTNSSNSVRLVEVALEAGARDSHLVDYAAEIDPAWLEGVGTVGVTSGASVPEILVSEVLHFLAARGYPDVETVKAAEERLVFALPHELRKRRGEPVAD; translated from the coding sequence ATGGCTGATCAGCGCGGACGTGTCCTGCTGGCCGATCCCCGGGGGTACTGCGCCGGCGTGGACCGGGCGGTGGTCGCCGTCGAGCGCGCCCTGGAGATCCACGGCGCGCCCGTGTACGTCCGGAAGCAGATCGTCCACAACAAGCACGTGGTGGCGACGCTCGAGCGCCGTGGCGCGATCTTCGTGGACGAGACCGACGAGGTGCCCGAGGGCTCGGTCGTCGTCTTCAGCGCGCACGGGGTCTCCCCGGCGGTGCACCAGGAGGCGGCCGCCCGGCAGCTGCACACCATCGACGCCACCTGCCCGCTGGTCACCAAGGTGCACCAGGAGGCCAAGCGCTTCGCCCGCGACGACTACGACATCCTGCTGATCGGTCACCGCGGCCACGAGGAGGTCGAGGGCACCTCCGGGGAGGCCCCGGCCCACATCCAGCTCGTCGACGGCCCCGAGGACGTGGCGAACGTCCAGGTGCGCGACCCGGAGAAGGTCGTGTGGCTGTCCCAGACCACGCTGTCGGTCGACGAGACGCTGGCGACGGTGGACCAGCTGAAGAACCGGTTCCCGGGGCTGCAGTCGCCGCCGAGCGACGACATCTGCTACGCCACCCAGAACCGGCAGCAGGCCGTCAAGAAGATGGCCGGTGAGTGCGATCTGGTGCTCGTGGTCGGCTCCACCAACTCCTCGAACTCGGTCCGCCTGGTCGAGGTGGCCCTGGAGGCCGGGGCGCGCGACAGCCACCTCGTCGACTACGCCGCCGAGATCGACCCGGCCTGGCTCGAGGGCGTCGGGACCGTGGGGGTCACCAGCGGCGCCTCGGTGCCCGAGATCCTGGTCAGCGAGGTGCTGCACTTCCTGGCCGCACGGGGGTATCCCGACGTCGAGACGGTGAAGGCGGCCGAGGAGCGGCTGGTGTTCGCGCTGCCGCACGAGCTGCGCAAGCGCCGCGGCGAGCCCGTGGCGGACTGA
- a CDS encoding DUF4245 domain-containing protein, protein MTGIGPTSQRPQVPDDAAAPGTEAPPPPSAVQRANRLSAANMLRSLLPLVLICLLIVGWVSINNDPGDPVREIDPSSTIQLAQSRAEYPVLVPGGLGEGYRPTSARTDAGNASPGDAVTLQIGYLTPSGGYAGYVVTDAADAEAVGAVLDGATEAGAVEVDGEQWTRSTTERGETALSRVADGVTVVVTGSAADDELTAVAAAVRPWSG, encoded by the coding sequence ATGACCGGAATCGGCCCGACGAGCCAGCGTCCCCAGGTCCCCGACGACGCGGCGGCCCCCGGAACGGAGGCGCCCCCGCCGCCGTCGGCAGTGCAGCGCGCGAACCGGCTGAGCGCGGCCAACATGCTGCGCTCGCTGCTGCCCCTGGTGCTGATCTGCCTGCTGATCGTGGGCTGGGTCTCGATCAACAACGACCCGGGGGACCCGGTGCGCGAGATCGACCCGAGCAGCACGATCCAGCTGGCCCAGTCCCGGGCGGAGTACCCGGTGCTCGTCCCCGGCGGGCTGGGCGAGGGGTACCGGCCCACGAGCGCGCGCACCGATGCCGGCAACGCCTCCCCGGGCGACGCGGTCACCCTGCAGATCGGGTACCTGACGCCCTCCGGCGGCTACGCGGGCTACGTCGTCACCGACGCCGCCGACGCGGAGGCGGTGGGCGCGGTGCTCGATGGGGCGACCGAGGCCGGCGCGGTCGAGGTGGACGGCGAGCAGTGGACCCGCTCGACGACCGAGCGCGGCGAGACGGCGCTGTCGCGGGTGGCCGACGGCGTCACGGTGGTGGTCACCGGATCGGCCGCTGACGACGAGCTGACCGCGGTCGCGGCCGCGGTGCGGCCCTGGTCCGGCTGA
- a CDS encoding class II fumarate hydratase, with translation MAQQNGAAQDGGDFRIEHDSMGEVRVPSWAKWRAQTQRAVENFPISGTPIERELIGALAAIKGAAAAVNADLGVLDRSIADAITEAAGAVARGDWDEHFPIDVFQTGSGTSSNMNTNEVIASLATESLGAPVHPNDHVNASQSSNDVFPSAIHIAATRAVVVTLIPALRHLEASLQRKAEEFAEVVKSGRTHLMDATPVTLGQEFGGYAAAVRYGVERLEASLPRIGELPLGGTAVGTGINTPPGFAAAIIEKLAGQMELPLTEARDHFEAQSSRDSLVEASGQLKTIAVGLIKIANDLRWMGSGPRTGLGEIQLPDLQPGSSIMPGKVNPVIPEAVIQVGAQVIGNDAAVTYAGTTGVFELNVTLPLMARNVLESIRLLANVSRLLADRCVDGVTANVEQCRTYAESSPSIVTPLNKYIGYEEAAKVAKQSLAEQKTIRQVVVERGYVEQGRLTEQQLDEALDVLSMTHP, from the coding sequence GTGGCCCAGCAGAACGGCGCAGCGCAGGACGGCGGAGACTTCCGCATCGAGCACGACTCCATGGGAGAGGTCCGCGTTCCCTCCTGGGCCAAGTGGCGAGCGCAGACGCAGCGCGCCGTCGAGAACTTCCCCATCTCCGGGACCCCGATCGAGCGGGAGCTGATCGGCGCGCTGGCGGCGATCAAGGGCGCGGCGGCCGCCGTCAACGCCGACCTCGGCGTCCTCGACCGGTCGATCGCCGACGCCATCACCGAGGCCGCCGGGGCCGTAGCCCGCGGCGACTGGGACGAGCACTTCCCCATCGACGTGTTCCAGACCGGCTCGGGCACGTCGAGCAACATGAACACCAACGAGGTCATCGCCTCGCTGGCCACCGAGTCCCTCGGCGCGCCGGTGCACCCGAACGACCACGTCAACGCCTCCCAGTCGTCCAACGACGTCTTCCCGTCGGCGATCCACATCGCCGCCACCCGGGCCGTCGTCGTCACGCTGATCCCGGCGCTGCGGCACCTCGAGGCCTCGCTGCAGCGCAAGGCCGAGGAGTTCGCCGAGGTCGTGAAGAGCGGCCGCACCCACCTGATGGACGCCACCCCGGTCACGCTCGGGCAGGAGTTCGGCGGCTACGCCGCGGCGGTGCGCTACGGGGTCGAGCGGCTGGAGGCCTCACTGCCCCGCATCGGCGAGCTGCCCCTCGGCGGCACTGCCGTCGGCACCGGCATCAACACCCCGCCCGGGTTCGCCGCCGCCATCATCGAGAAGCTCGCCGGTCAGATGGAGCTGCCGCTCACCGAGGCCCGCGACCACTTCGAGGCGCAGAGCTCGCGGGACTCGCTGGTCGAGGCGTCCGGGCAGCTCAAGACCATCGCCGTCGGGCTGATCAAGATCGCCAACGACCTGCGGTGGATGGGCTCGGGCCCCCGCACCGGCCTGGGCGAGATCCAGCTCCCCGACCTGCAGCCGGGCAGCTCGATCATGCCGGGCAAGGTCAACCCGGTGATCCCGGAGGCGGTCATCCAGGTCGGCGCCCAGGTCATCGGCAACGACGCCGCGGTCACCTACGCCGGCACCACCGGCGTCTTCGAGCTCAACGTGACGCTGCCGCTGATGGCCCGCAACGTGCTCGAGTCGATCCGGCTGCTGGCCAACGTCAGCCGGCTGCTGGCCGACCGCTGCGTCGACGGCGTCACCGCCAACGTCGAGCAGTGCCGCACCTACGCCGAGTCCTCTCCCTCGATCGTCACGCCGCTGAACAAGTACATCGGCTACGAGGAGGCCGCCAAGGTCGCCAAGCAGTCGCTGGCCGAGCAGAAGACGATCCGCCAGGTCGTCGTCGAGCGCGGCTACGTCGAGCAGGGCAGGCTCACCGAGCAGCAGCTCGACGAGGCGCTCGACGTCCTCTCGATGACCCACCCCTGA
- a CDS encoding exodeoxyribonuclease VII small subunit, with translation MSVTDERAPEPTTTYEQAREELADVVRRLEAGGLTLEESLALWERGEELARLCQHWLDRARERLAAAAPADDA, from the coding sequence ATGAGCGTCACCGACGAGCGCGCCCCCGAGCCGACGACCACCTACGAGCAGGCCCGCGAGGAGCTCGCCGACGTCGTCCGGCGGCTGGAGGCCGGCGGCCTCACGCTGGAGGAGTCGCTGGCCCTGTGGGAGCGCGGCGAGGAGCTGGCCCGCCTCTGCCAGCACTGGCTCGACCGCGCCCGCGAGCGCCTGGCCGCAGCCGCGCCCGCCGACGACGCCTGA
- the xseA gene encoding exodeoxyribonuclease VII large subunit has translation MTAPSTPESPWPVRTVARKVADWIGRLGEVWVEGQVAQLSRRSGAATVFLTLRDPAADLSVPVTCHRDIAERPGLELTEGTRVVVRARPDYYVARGSFSLRATEIRAVGLGELLARIERIRRLLAAEGLFDSARKRPLPFAPRVVGLITGRDSAAERDVLVTARRRWPAVRFAMHNCAVQGPQAAGNVIEGLRKLDADPAVEVIVVARGGGSVEDLLPFSDEGLVRAIASCRTPVVTAVGHETDTTLVDHAADVRAATPTDAAHRIVPEIGEQRRLVDGLRARARHLVVARLEQQERWLDSVRTRPVLASPARLLHGREDDVLALRTRARRTLTHRVEAAERDLEHARARVSALSPAATLERGYALVQQADGALVRDPAQVADGELLRVRVAGGRLPVRVDRAAAPDADAVPTPQEDPA, from the coding sequence ATGACCGCCCCGTCCACCCCGGAGTCCCCCTGGCCGGTGCGCACGGTGGCCCGGAAGGTGGCCGACTGGATCGGCCGGCTCGGCGAGGTGTGGGTCGAGGGCCAGGTGGCCCAGCTGTCCCGGCGCAGCGGCGCGGCCACGGTCTTCCTCACCCTCCGCGATCCGGCCGCCGACCTGTCGGTGCCGGTCACCTGCCACCGCGACATCGCCGAACGGCCCGGGCTGGAGCTCACCGAGGGCACCCGGGTGGTCGTGCGGGCCCGGCCGGACTACTACGTCGCCCGCGGCTCGTTCTCGCTGCGGGCCACGGAGATCCGGGCGGTCGGCCTCGGTGAGCTGCTGGCCCGCATCGAGCGGATCCGCCGCCTGCTCGCCGCCGAGGGCCTGTTCGACTCCGCCCGCAAGCGGCCACTGCCCTTCGCCCCCCGGGTGGTCGGTCTGATCACCGGCCGGGACAGCGCCGCCGAGCGCGACGTGCTGGTCACCGCCCGCCGACGCTGGCCGGCGGTGCGCTTCGCCATGCACAACTGCGCCGTCCAGGGCCCGCAGGCGGCGGGCAACGTGATCGAGGGCCTGCGGAAGCTCGACGCCGACCCGGCGGTCGAGGTCATCGTCGTCGCCCGTGGCGGTGGCTCGGTCGAGGACCTGCTGCCCTTCTCCGACGAGGGGCTGGTGCGGGCGATCGCGAGCTGCCGCACGCCGGTGGTCACCGCGGTCGGGCACGAGACCGACACGACGCTGGTCGACCACGCCGCCGACGTCCGGGCCGCCACCCCGACCGACGCCGCGCACCGGATCGTGCCCGAGATCGGCGAGCAGCGGCGCCTGGTCGACGGGCTGCGCGCCCGCGCGCGGCACCTCGTGGTCGCGCGGCTGGAGCAGCAGGAGCGGTGGCTGGACTCCGTGCGCACCCGTCCCGTGCTCGCCTCGCCCGCCCGGCTGCTGCACGGCCGGGAGGATGACGTCCTCGCGTTGCGCACCCGGGCGCGCCGGACGCTGACCCATCGCGTCGAGGCCGCCGAGCGCGACCTCGAGCACGCCCGGGCCCGGGTGTCCGCCCTCAGCCCCGCCGCCACGTTGGAGCGCGGCTACGCCCTGGTGCAGCAGGCCGACGGTGCGCTGGTGCGCGACCCCGCCCAGGTGGCCGACGGCGAGCTGCTGCGGGTCCGGGTCGCCGGCGGCCGGCTCCCCGTGCGCGTCGACCGGGCCGCAGCCCCCGACGCCGACGCCGTTCCCACCCCTCAGGAGGACCCCGCATGA